A genomic segment from Vicugna pacos chromosome 17, VicPac4, whole genome shotgun sequence encodes:
- the ABTB1 gene encoding ankyrin repeat and BTB/POZ domain-containing protein 1 isoform X1, which produces MDTCDLFSSCRKGDVGRVRYLLEQRDVEVNVRDKWDSTPLYYACLCGHEELVRYLLANGARCEANTFDGERCLYGALSDAIRRALRDYKQVPASCRRRDPYSSFLLRLLEQGLHSDVVFTVHGRSFRAHRCILGARSTYFANMLDTKWKGKSVVVLRHPLVNPVAFGALLQYLYTGRLDVGVEHVSDCERLARQCRLWDLLGDLEAKLASKPGPCVKVLTVEPPPADPRLREDLALLADCALPPELRGDLGELPFPCNGLNSFPDICFRVDGYSFLCHKAFFCGRSDYFRALLEDHFQESQEPEASGGLPAVTLQGVSAEVFTHVLYYVYSDHTELLPEVAYDVLAVADMYLLPGLKQLCGRSLAQLLDEDSVVGVWRVAKLFRLARLEDQCTEYMAKVIEKLVEQEDFVEAVREEAAAVAARQETDSIPLVDDIRFHVGSAVQTRSATEQAQQRLQALEHLLVAIGLDC; this is translated from the exons ATGGATACCTGCGACCTGTTCTCCAGCTGCAGGAAAGGGGACGTGGGCCGAGTGCG GTACCTGCTGGAGCAGCGAGACGTGGAGGTGAACGTGCGGGACAAGTGGGACAGCACCCCCTT GTACTATGCCTGCCTCTGTGGACACGAGGAGCTGGTGCGCTACCTGCTGGCCAACG GAGCCCGCTGCGAGGCCAACACCTTTGATGGGGAGCGCTGCCTCTACGGGGCGCTGAGCGACGCCATCCGCCGGGCGCTGCGCGATTACAAGCAGGTGCCGGCCTCCTGCAGGCGGCGGGACCCCTACTCCAGCTTCCTGCTGCG gctccTGGAGCAAGGCCTCCACAGTGACGTGGTCTTCACAGTGCACGGGAGGTCCTTCCGGGCCCATCGCTGCATCCTGGGCGCTCGCAGCACCTACTTCGCCAACATGCTGGACACCAAATGGAAGGGCAAGAGCGTCGTGGTCCTCAGACACCCCCTG GTCAACCCCGTGGCCTTTGGGGCCCTGCTGCAGTACCTGTACACAG GCCGCCTGGACGTCGGCGTGGAACACGTCAGCGACTGCGAGCGCCTGGCCAGGCAGTGCCGGCTGTGGGACCTGCTCGGCGACCTGGAGGCCAAGT TGGCTTCCAAGCCAGGCCCGTGTGTGAAGGTGCTGACTGTCGAGCCCCCCCCAGCAGACCCCCGGCTGCGGGAGGACCTGGCCCTGCTGGCTGACTGCGCCCTGCCCCCCGAGCTCCGG GGTGACCTCGGGGAGCTACCCTTCCCTTGCAACGGCCTCAACAGCTTTCCCGACATCTGCTTCCGAGTGGACGGCTACAGCTTCCTGTGTCACAAG GCCTTCTTCTGCGGCCGCAGCGACTACTTCCGGGCCCTGCTGGAGGACCACTTCCAAGAGAGCCAGGAGCCGGAGGCCTCAGGCGGTCTCCCGGCCGTCACCCTGCAGGGCGTCTCAGCCGAAGTCTTCACCCACGTGCTGTACTACGTCTACAGCGACCACACGGAG CTGCTGCCGGAGGTGGCCTACGACGTGCTGGCTGTGGCCGACATGTACCTGTTGCCGGGCCTGAAGCAGCTATGTGGCCGCAGCCTGGCCCAGCTGCTGGATGAAGACAGCGTGGTGGGCGTGTGGCGCGTGGCCAAGCTGTTCCGCCTGGCGCGCCTGGAGGACCAGTGCACCGAGTACATGGCCAAGGTCATCGAGAAG CTGGTGGAGCAGGAGGACTTCGTGGAGGCTGTGAGGGAAGAGGCTGCAGCCGTGGCGGCCCGGCAGGAGACGGACTCCATCCCGCTGGTGGACGACATCCGCTTCCACGTGGGCAGCGCGGTGCAGACCCGCAGCGCCACGGAGCAGGCGCAGCAGCGGCTGCAGGCACTGGAGCATCTGCTGGTGGCCATCGGCCTGGACTGCTGA
- the ABTB1 gene encoding ankyrin repeat and BTB/POZ domain-containing protein 1 isoform X2 yields MLDTKWKGKSVVVLRHPLVNPVAFGALLQYLYTGRLDVGVEHVSDCERLARQCRLWDLLGDLEAKLASKPGPCVKVLTVEPPPADPRLREDLALLADCALPPELRGDLGELPFPCNGLNSFPDICFRVDGYSFLCHKAFFCGRSDYFRALLEDHFQESQEPEASGGLPAVTLQGVSAEVFTHVLYYVYSDHTELLPEVAYDVLAVADMYLLPGLKQLCGRSLAQLLDEDSVVGVWRVAKLFRLARLEDQCTEYMAKVIEKLVEQEDFVEAVREEAAAVAARQETDSIPLVDDIRFHVGSAVQTRSATEQAQQRLQALEHLLVAIGLDC; encoded by the exons ATGCTGGACACCAAATGGAAGGGCAAGAGCGTCGTGGTCCTCAGACACCCCCTG GTCAACCCCGTGGCCTTTGGGGCCCTGCTGCAGTACCTGTACACAG GCCGCCTGGACGTCGGCGTGGAACACGTCAGCGACTGCGAGCGCCTGGCCAGGCAGTGCCGGCTGTGGGACCTGCTCGGCGACCTGGAGGCCAAGT TGGCTTCCAAGCCAGGCCCGTGTGTGAAGGTGCTGACTGTCGAGCCCCCCCCAGCAGACCCCCGGCTGCGGGAGGACCTGGCCCTGCTGGCTGACTGCGCCCTGCCCCCCGAGCTCCGG GGTGACCTCGGGGAGCTACCCTTCCCTTGCAACGGCCTCAACAGCTTTCCCGACATCTGCTTCCGAGTGGACGGCTACAGCTTCCTGTGTCACAAG GCCTTCTTCTGCGGCCGCAGCGACTACTTCCGGGCCCTGCTGGAGGACCACTTCCAAGAGAGCCAGGAGCCGGAGGCCTCAGGCGGTCTCCCGGCCGTCACCCTGCAGGGCGTCTCAGCCGAAGTCTTCACCCACGTGCTGTACTACGTCTACAGCGACCACACGGAG CTGCTGCCGGAGGTGGCCTACGACGTGCTGGCTGTGGCCGACATGTACCTGTTGCCGGGCCTGAAGCAGCTATGTGGCCGCAGCCTGGCCCAGCTGCTGGATGAAGACAGCGTGGTGGGCGTGTGGCGCGTGGCCAAGCTGTTCCGCCTGGCGCGCCTGGAGGACCAGTGCACCGAGTACATGGCCAAGGTCATCGAGAAG CTGGTGGAGCAGGAGGACTTCGTGGAGGCTGTGAGGGAAGAGGCTGCAGCCGTGGCGGCCCGGCAGGAGACGGACTCCATCCCGCTGGTGGACGACATCCGCTTCCACGTGGGCAGCGCGGTGCAGACCCGCAGCGCCACGGAGCAGGCGCAGCAGCGGCTGCAGGCACTGGAGCATCTGCTGGTGGCCATCGGCCTGGACTGCTGA